The following is a genomic window from Leishmania donovani BPK282A1 complete genome, chromosome 33.
TTCTCATCCTCGCCTCGATCATCCGGCTTGCACACCGCACAGTCTCTTTTTCTGCTCTGTTCTtcctccaccccaccccgtcGTAGATCTGCTCGACTTAAACAAAACTCCACCCCGCTCCTTCTCTGGTCGATCGCGCATTCTTGTCTGCCGCTGATGGAGAAGGGAGATGTGTTTGTGTTTACCGGCGATGCGGGTGCTGGTAGGATTAACGGAGGTCCTGTGAAGCTATCGGACATGGTTGGTCATAAACGCATCGACATCCTGACGAACGACCACAAGGGCCTCGGCGGACTCCTCTACGAACTTAACGTGCGAAGCTCTCCAGCGGGCTCGCCCGCGGTGAATATGTGCTCCGCTGAGGAGCGCagtgccgcggtgcagcgccgtgaGCTCGGCATTGTAGCACACTCGATCCCAGAGCGGCAGACGCGATACGGTGTGAACGTGCTATCCCAGCCGCCGAAGGAGAGTATGTGGCAGTTCGTGAAGAGCTCCATACAGGACGATCGCGTTGTGCAAATTTTGATTGGCGCTGCCCTCGTATCTATGATACTTGGCATCACCACCCCAGACTTCCGCACCGGCGAGGTCGACCTCGCCATGGGTTGGGTCGAGGGGGCGGCCATCTTCGCCTCCGTGTTCATCGTGACAGTCGTGAACGCAGTGAACGACTACCGTAAGCAGGAGCAGTTTGCCGAGGTGATGCGGGCCGAGAACGCCGCTCGCCGCAGGGTCACAGTGTGGCGCTATGCCccgctcagcagcgccggcggctgcggtggcggcggtagcgTGACGGGTACGGACGGCCTCGCctgcgtggcgctggaggtgccAAGCTCCGATATTGTCGTAGGGGACGTCGTACAGGTTAGCGCTGGGATGCAGCTAACGTTcgacgccgtgctgctgggcAGTTTGGGCCCGATCTTGGCGGACGAGAGTAGCGTCACCGGGGAGAACGATGACGTGCTGAAGCAGGCGCTCACCGACCCATTTCTCATTAGTGGGTCGTCGCTGTTGGACGGGTCAGCTGAGGGAGTGGCGCTCGTCTGCGCGGTGGGGCCCAACTCCTTTTCGGGCGAGATCACCATGTCCATTCAGTCAACGGAAAAAACGAACACGCCGCTTCAACACCAGCTCGAGGCGATGGCGGAGGTCATCGGCAAGTTCGGCATTGGCGCGGCCGTCTTCACGtttgcagcgctgctcatcAAGGAGCTCTTCATGTACCTTGTGCGTGGCAGCCCACTGTACGCCATGAAGTTCTTTGAAAACCTGACCACGGCAATTGCCATCGTGGTGGTCGCCGTACCAGAGGGCCTACCGCTCTCCGTCACCATCTCACTCGCCTACAGCATGCGGCTCATGCTGAAGGATGGCAACCTTGTCCGCCACTTGGCAGCGTGCGAGACCATGGGCggggcgacggtgctgtgcACGGACAAGACGGGCACCTTGACGGTACCAACGATGCAAGTGAAGCAAATCTTCCTGTCCGCGGTCACGTACGCGGTAGAGGACGCCGACCCCGTCGTGGGGGGCGACCTCCCGACCTTTGGCGACGAGGAGTCAccagcggcgttgccgacTCGCTCCATACATACTCACACGttcgcgccgccaccgccgccgcgcgggtTTGGGCAAAGCCCGttctcgcgcgcgcctccCAGGAGAGCCATCACCGTTCCCCTACCTCCGTCGAGCGTGCAGCTTCTGCTGGATTGCATTGTAGCCAACGCCGTTGACCCAGAGGTAGGGCGCGCGACCAACAAAACGAGCGAGGCGTTGTTGTGGCTCTGCCATCTCATGCACTGCTCGAGCAGCCACGCAACACAGCAGGATGTGCAGTCGTTCCGCAACACTCAGGCCTCCATGCTGGCCGCGATGCAGGACCCGAGTCGGTGCCGTCGCTACCCGTTCAGCTCGCACAGCAAGATGAGCCTGTGcatgctgcggcagctggcCCCGCCAGCTGATGCAGACAACGGAGGGGGCCGCACGCGAATCTATGcggccggcgcagctgaggTCATCCTAGCGCGCTGCACATCGTACATTAACGATAAGggtgtgccggtgccgctgacgTCTGAGATGCGGGTCTGCCATGAGCAGGCGTTGACGCACTATACCGAATCGGGGCTGCGGACTATCTGCTGTGCCTTCAGCGATGCGCACGGTGCCGCAGAGGCGATCCTGTGGaaccagcagccgcagcagctgcagcacggcgcggccgctgcgtATGGCGGCGAGTTCTGCATGATCGGAATGGTCGGCCTTGAGGAGGATGTGCGGCCGGAGGTGCCTGGCGCAGTGAGCCAGTGCTTTGGAGCGGGCTTGCGCGTCATCATGATCACCGGTGACGCCACTCTCACAGCAATCAATAttgcacgccgctgcgggcTGATTCGCGGCGGCTCAAGCAGTGGCGCGCTAAGGggctcgccgctgctggacggcagccgcaccctGCGCAACCCCGAGGCGCCTAGCTGGTCGACTACTGCTACGCTCGCGAACGGTAACGACAACGGCTTCAGCCCGACGGAGAACATTGATGCTGCCATCTTCGTGAATACGTCGCTGCTTCACTACGAaaacagcggcgctgcctctgATGTCGAGGGTCAGTTTTTGGACAGCGCGTTTGGCCGAACAGCGTGGATGATGCAGGAACCGACCGCGAATGCGTCACCCCAGCAGCTCATAGATAGCGGCTACGCCCTCGACGGAGAAACCTTTCGGCAGCTCAGCGACACggagctgctccagcagtACCTGCCGCACATTCGCATCCTTGCTCGCGCGACGCCGATGGACAAGAAGAggctgctctccctcctgcgccgcatcgACCCGAGCGCGGTGATTGCAATGACCGGCGACGGTACCAATGACGCGCCGGCACTAAAGCTTAGCGACGTCGGATTCGCCATGAACGGCGGTAGTGACGTGGCGAAGCGCGCGTCCGATATCATTTTGCTGAACGACAACTTCATTGGCATGGTGAAGGCGACCATGTGGGGCCGAAACGTCAAGGATAACATCCGCAAGTTTCTGCAGTTTCAGCTCACGGTGAACTTTTCGGCGTGCGTTGTCTCTTTCTGTGGCGCTATCATGAGCGAGCAGAACATGTCGCCCCTGAAGCcggtgcagctcctctggTTGAACCTCATCATGGACAcgctcgccgccctcgcgctgGCGACGGAGCTGCCATGTGAGCCCATGCTCCTCTCCCGGCCGCCCGAGTCGAAGGATACCGCAATCATCGTGCCGAGCATGTGGTTCCAGATTGGCTTCCAGAGCACCTTCCAGGTCATGTGCCAGCTTTTCCTGCTCGGCTATGGGAAtgtgctgctgagcgcgcGGGGGCACACGaaaccgctgccgccctccggGGAGCCGCCGCGCGACCCGCGCTACTTCAGCGACGCCCACATCTGCTTTCTCTTCAACTCGTTTGTGTGGATGCAGATCTTCAACTTCTTTAACGCACGTCTGCTACACCGCAGCGAGGGCTTCTTCTCCAACTGGGCGGACAGCGCCGTGCTCTTTGTTATTGTCGGCATCATTGTCGTGTTGCAGATCATAATTGTGGAGTTTGGCGGCAAGATTATGTCCACGGTGCCTCTGACAGCCCATGAGTGGTTCTATTCTGTCCTCATCGCAAGCGGCACCCTGCCGGTGGGCGCCGTCTCGCGCTGGATCTATGCCCGTTACTCGAAacgcgtgctgccgcgcgacgGGTGCTCGCGAGGGTTGCTGTCGCGGCTTCGGCGCAGTGTGAAGAGTGGTAGGCTGAAGGGAAAGAGGTAGCGGCGGTCGTGTTTGGTCAGGGCGCCTCCTGCCCTTCTTTCACCTCTCGCCTGCACTCTCGTATCTCTCAATGCTGTGGTGGCACTtacgcgctgccgccttccgTGCTtgtcgctttctctcttcatGCGTGCGTAGGAAAGGTGTTCGCGTGCGCATATCAGGGAGTCGCACACTGCGCATGCTGGGGGTGGCAGGGGGTGAGCGCATcgcgtcagcggcgcgccgtATTTATGTTCGTCGTCTCGCTGatctcctttctttttctggGCCTTTTTTTGATGCCGCACCAGTTCGTCTTTGTTGTGATTTGGGTCGCCCACTCCTTCTTGGTTGTGGGCGGGGATGGGGAGTTGGAAGGCGTGCTTGCCATGCGTGTTGTTTCGaacacgaaagaaaaaatgTATGAAAAGTCGTGGTTCATTCACTCGCTAATGTCCCCACTCTCTGACCTCTTCTCCCCagcttttctctttctcggTCTCTCCATCATAGCGCCCCAGCGATGGAAGCGAAGAGGTACGGCGTCATCGAGGCCACCGTTCTCCGTCACCTCCCCCACCGCAGGTAGACGAGGAAAGCGAACCCCACCGTGCACGctcggcacacacgcacgcatacaccaGGCCACCAAC
Proteins encoded in this region:
- a CDS encoding calcium-transporting ATPase, putative — its product is MVGHKRIDILTNDHKGLGGLLYELNVRSSPAGSPAVNMCSAEERSAAVQRRELGIVAHSIPERQTRYGVNVLSQPPKESMWQFVKSSIQDDRVVQILIGAALVSMILGITTPDFRTGEVDLAMGWVEGAAIFASVFIVTVVNAVNDYRKQEQFAEVMRAENAARRRVTVWRYAPLSSAGGCGGGGSVTGTDGLACVALEVPSSDIVVGDVVQVSAGMQLTFDAVLLGSLGPILADESSVTGENDDVLKQALTDPFLISGSSLLDGSAEGVALVCAVGPNSFSGEITMSIQSTEKTNTPLQHQLEAMAEVIGKFGIGAAVFTFAALLIKELFMYLVRGSPLYAMKFFENLTTAIAIVVVAVPEGLPLSVTISLAYSMRLMLKDGNLVRHLAACETMGGATVLCTDKTGTLTVPTMQVKQIFLSAVTYAVEDADPVVGGDLPTFGDEESPAALPTRSIHTHTFAPPPPPRGFGQSPFSRAPPRRAITVPLPPSSVQLLLDCIVANAVDPEVGRATNKTSEALLWLCHLMHCSSSHATQQDVQSFRNTQASMLAAMQDPSRCRRYPFSSHSKMSLCMLRQLAPPADADNGGGRTRIYAAGAAEVILARCTSYINDKGVPVPLTSEMRVCHEQALTHYTESGLRTICCAFSDAHGAAEAILWNQQPQQLQHGAAAAYGGEFCMIGMVGLEEDVRPEVPGAVSQCFGAGLRVIMITGDATLTAINIARRCGLIRGGSSSGALRGSPLLDGSRTLRNPEAPSWSTTATLANGNDNGFSPTENIDAAIFVNTSLLHYENSGAASDVEGQFLDSAFGRTAWMMQEPTANASPQQLIDSGYALDGETFRQLSDTELLQQYLPHIRILARATPMDKKRLLSLLRRIDPSAVIAMTGDGTNDAPALKLSDVGFAMNGGSDVAKRASDIILLNDNFIGMVKATMWGRNVKDNIRKFLQFQLTVNFSACVVSFCGAIMSEQNMSPLKPVQLLWLNLIMDTLAALALATELPCEPMLLSRPPESKDTAIIVPSMWFQIGFQSTFQVMCQLFLLGYGNVLLSARGHTKPLPPSGEPPRDPRYFSDAHICFLFNSFVWMQIFNFFNARLLHRSEGFFSNWADSAVLFVIVGIIVVLQIIIVEFGGKIMSTVPLTAHEWFYSVLIASGTLPVGAVSRWIYARYSKRVLPRDGCSRGLLSRLRRSVKSGRLKGKR